From a single Candidatus Zixiibacteriota bacterium genomic region:
- a CDS encoding DUF1049 domain-containing protein, which produces MWLLRLLLFIIAVAVVIGFVLYNSTERVDLFFPWGNYYAVPLAFVCFAAFVIGMLVTFIYSVFYFIKVGGDIRERNRQIKKLEMELSALRNRSLEDINDTELGEEEPGQQEQK; this is translated from the coding sequence ATGTGGCTATTGAGGCTGTTGCTGTTTATAATTGCCGTTGCGGTGGTGATCGGGTTTGTGCTGTACAATTCCACCGAGCGGGTTGACCTGTTTTTCCCATGGGGCAATTATTACGCGGTGCCTCTGGCTTTTGTATGTTTCGCGGCCTTTGTGATCGGGATGCTGGTAACTTTTATCTATTCGGTATTCTATTTCATCAAAGTCGGCGGAGATATTCGCGAACGCAATCGTCAGATCAAAAAGCTGGAGATGGAACTCTCGGCCCTGCGCAATCGTTCACTTGAAGATATAAATGACACTGAACTGGGTGAGGAAGAGCCCGGTCAACAGGAGCAGAAATAG
- a CDS encoding tetratricopeptide repeat protein: MDVVIVVLVLVIVVLSAAIFYLYRRNPRVKLSPQETYMEALKALLNNDRSTAFLRLKEAVLADTNNVDAYLRLAGLLRQRGNVKKSLQIDSDLNMRQNLTHYERGEVLQALAEDYMALAQFDAAEKILNQLKDFPDRKHIALKKLVSLYSRKKDWRKAFQHQSELLKLQYIDDKSSLADLRYKHGMELLEQGQYHDARMEFKDALKYNPNLVEAVVAIGDSYEKEDKLVDAVKAWKQMIDVDPSRADIVFGRIQKVLFDLGQFSEMEDLYNQVLERDVKNLHAILGLASLAEKRGESGLAEEYYNQALDIKSDYLPALLGLIRLYQNQQRTEDAARVINRTAEAFLHH; this comes from the coding sequence ATGGACGTGGTAATCGTAGTCCTGGTTCTGGTGATCGTCGTCTTGTCGGCGGCCATATTTTATCTTTATCGTCGAAATCCCAGGGTCAAGCTCTCACCGCAGGAGACATACATGGAAGCGCTCAAGGCGCTTCTCAACAACGACCGTTCGACGGCGTTTTTGCGTCTCAAAGAAGCTGTCCTGGCAGACACCAACAATGTCGATGCTTACCTGCGGTTGGCGGGACTTCTGCGCCAGCGTGGAAACGTCAAGAAGTCTTTGCAAATTGATTCCGACCTGAACATGCGTCAGAACCTGACCCATTATGAGCGTGGCGAGGTCCTCCAGGCCCTGGCCGAGGACTATATGGCATTGGCGCAATTCGACGCCGCCGAGAAGATATTGAATCAACTCAAAGATTTTCCGGATCGCAAACATATCGCCCTCAAGAAACTGGTCAGCCTGTACTCGCGCAAGAAAGACTGGCGCAAAGCGTTTCAGCATCAGTCCGAACTATTGAAGCTTCAATATATTGATGACAAATCGTCGCTGGCCGACCTGCGCTACAAGCATGGTATGGAGCTTCTGGAGCAGGGACAGTACCATGACGCGCGGATGGAGTTTAAGGATGCCCTCAAATACAATCCCAACCTGGTCGAGGCGGTGGTCGCGATCGGTGATTCTTATGAGAAAGAGGACAAGTTGGTGGACGCGGTCAAAGCCTGGAAGCAGATGATCGACGTCGATCCCTCGCGCGCCGATATAGTCTTCGGACGAATCCAGAAAGTCCTGTTCGACCTGGGACAGTTCTCCGAGATGGAAGATCTCTACAACCAGGTGCTCGAAAGAGATGTCAAGAACCTGCACGCGATATTGGGGCTGGCAAGCCTGGCCGAGAAACGCGGTGAATCCGGACTGGCAGAAGAATACTACAACCAGGCTCTGGATATCAAATCGGATTACCTGCCGGCGCTCCTGGGACTGATACGTCTTTACCAGAATCAGCAGCGTACCGAGGATGCCGCGCGGGTGATCAACCGTACCGCTGAAGCATTCTTGCATCATTGA